Genomic segment of Cottoperca gobio chromosome 6, fCotGob3.1, whole genome shotgun sequence:
cgtttgtcacgggCCCTGGAACAccatcttgttcttttgctgtaaacAAGGTCAATTTCCCCATTGTGAGATGGATTTCTGACTTTGATTATTCAGGCTGGTCATTTGCCAGTTTCAACAAAATCGTTTTtataattgtaatatatataattttataatcGTTTAGGAGTTTTCTTTACAGATAATGGTATGATACGGGTGATATTATGTgtagttattgttattgttagtgAAACCGGTGTTGAATCAGAGGAATGGGCCCTTCAGTGAAGAGTGAGGTGGCTCTTAAAAGAGCCGTTGTGGtttgtggagcagcagcagtttaagCCCTCTCTCCGCGGATGCGGCGGGCCAGCTGGATGTCCTTGGGCATGATGGTGACCCTCTTGGCGTGGATGGCGCACAGGTTGGTGTCCTCGAACAGGCCGACCAGGTAAGCCTCGCTGGACTCCTGCAGAGCCATGACAGCGGAGCTCTGGAAGCGCAGGTCGGTCTTGAAGTCCTGAGCGATTTCTCTCACCAGGCGCTGGAAGGGCAGCTTGCGGATCAGCAGCTCCGTGGATTTCTGGTAGCGACGGATCTCTCTCAGAGCCACGGTACCGGGCCTGTAACGGTGAGGCTTCTTCACGCCGCCGGTGGCCGGGGCGCTCTTACGGGCAGCCTTGGTGGCCAGCTGCTTCCTGGGGGCTTTGCCTCCGGTGGATTTACGGGCTGTCTGCTTGGTTCTTGCCATGACTTGTTCTTTCTCTGAACAGGAGAAATATGTAGCTCAACAAAGAGACACGCGGCTCTTAAACTGTGGGCCCGGCTGTGACATGGTGACGCTGCTTCAGACCTCCGGCTCCTGATTGGTGAGGGGCTCCTCGGAGCTCAGCACCGCCTAGAGGAGCGGCCCACCGCCCGGATCTCCGCTGCTCATTGGCGGGAAAACTTTGAAAATGTGCCGCCCAAATCCAGAGTGTTCcgccctctgctgctctgctggaaGCCTCTTTTCTGGTTGGTCTGTGCACCGTCCCGCGCACCGGAGGGTTTCTGGTGCTGGTGAAACTAGTGGTGGGCGATACTACACAATTTGGTATCGATCCGATACCAAGTAAATACAGGGCCAGTATTACTGAGAAAACCAATGTAATTGACGTATGTAAATATGCTCATCATCTTTAATAACTAACTCCAGTGCCGTTTAAAGAGAGATTTACGACACTCCTTGTTATCTGTTTCAATGGCTTCAAGCAGGACAGCCTGTTGCATCATCCTAACTAGGTGTACATATTTGCAAAAGTGTGTTGTCTGCAaagacagtgacagagacatacagtagctacatattgtgtgtgtatttactttaCAATATATTATTCCTTGATTAATGAACaactaatgtgtttattttatgatgtcagaaaatatagaaaaatgtCCAGAATACAACTAGGTGacgtcttcatgtcttgttttgtccaaccagcACTCCAAAACCCAGACACCTCTTTTTACaatgatatagatagatagatagatagatagatagatagatagatagatagatagatagatagatagatagatagatagatagatagatagatagatagatagatagatagatagatagatagatagatagatagatagatagatagatagatagatagattaattttctgtcagcCGACTGATCAATTCAGCACTATTTGCAAAGTTtttctcaaatatatttatgaaataGCCATGGTAGGGTGCATGGCGGATGACATCTAGTATCATAGTGTTGATTTTAACTCAAAAGTGATCAGTGTTGTAATTACGATAATTAGGAAGTTACAAGTAAAGTATAATACTGTCGCAATTTAGAGAATTTAAGTACAAAGTAAGTACCTTAATACTGCTATTTAGAGAATTTATAGGGAACATCAGTATAGTACGGTGCAACGGTGAGATGAGAGATGAGGATCCAGGTATGTAACTTGTGACTTTAAGCCACACATTACTCAAGTTCACTTGATATTacagttgtgttttatttatttttatttgttgtagACAAACATTGCATCACAGGGAGGTTTAGTACAGACAAGGCCAGAACACTCATTAGATCCTTTTCAAACCAGGCCCACATAAAGGCAGGTAAACACAAAACCTCTCATCTCATTCTTTTGTGTGACCTTTAGTCTCATTCCTTTCTCCACTCCCTTTTAGTTTTACTCAATTGTGGAATGGGCTCAAGGCTGGCCCTTGTAACCCAATCTCATGTTTTCTCTCAGTTTCTCATATTTGTAGAAGTTTAAACTCACAAGCTGCAGCCTTGTGTATTCACTTATTCCTCAGAAATTAACTTTACTATAGCTGTATAGATTTCTGTGATCCCCAGGGGATAATAATACTAGTATACAGTATGCCTTATGTTGCAGCTGACTGTTGGCCGTCAGTATAGCCTGAGTATATCCTGGCTTTTGTGACCTTTTACCCCACTGATTAAAAGCAGCTCGTCCGGGTTAATCATAACCATAGAGTATATGGTATGGCATAGACCAACGAGCAAGCTGTAAGAACAGTTTACAACTCTGTGTCTGTACCTGTGTTAAATACTTCAAACGGGTTATGTGGCATCATGGTGTTCTGCATCTTATTTAGTCAAAAAGCACTTGGAGCATGATTTACTGTGATGTGGTCAGAGTGGCAAGATTGGTCACAaactttgtgctttttcttccgTGGCAGtattggatacatttttttgaaAAAGTTGTAATGAATGACTTTATCTTCACAGTTGACAATAAGTATACCTCCTATCTTATACAAATTATTAGAGAAAATAGCTTTCAAACAAATCCAAGATTTTTACCAGGAATAAACTGATTACTAGTTTCTCAGCATGCATACAGAGAAAACAACCACTGCCCTAGACCAGCTAACTGATGACTGGTTAAAgcaaatgtataaaaagaaattTGTATGCACAGTCTGGATTGACTTCAGTGCTGTATTTGATGTAATAGACcacaatataataa
This window contains:
- the LOC115009358 gene encoding histone H3 yields the protein MARTKQTARKSTGGKAPRKQLATKAARKSAPATGGVKKPHRYRPGTVALREIRRYQKSTELLIRKLPFQRLVREIAQDFKTDLRFQSSAVMALQESSEAYLVGLFEDTNLCAIHAKRVTIMPKDIQLARRIRGERA